Sequence from the Pirellulales bacterium genome:
GCAGAGTGACATCAAGCGATTGATCGCCTATTCGTCGGTCAGCCACCTCGGCTTCTGCACGCTGGGCGTCTTCTCGCTCAATCGCTTGGGTATCGAAGGGGGCGTCCTGCAAATGATCAATCACGGCCTGTCGACCGGCGGCCTGTTCGCGGTCGTGGGCATGATGTACGAGCGCTATCACACCCGCGAGATCAGCGACTATAGCGGCCTGGCGCGCCGCACGCCGATCTTGGCCTTCTTCATGCTGCTGTTCACGTTTTCGAGCATTGGTGTGCCAGGCCTGAACGGGTTCGCCGGCGAATTCTTGTTGCTCTCGGGGGCTTTCCAGCGCGGCTGGACCGAAGTCTCGGGCGACTGGTGGTTGGCCGGCCGCATCATGTCGGTGCTGGCCGTGTCGGGCGTGATCCTGGGTGCCTGGTATATGTTGTGGCTTGTGCAGCGCGTCTTTTTCGGCCCGCTCAAAGAACCTTCGCACGGCGGCGGTCATCACGAAGTCCACGATCTGAACACGCGCGAGATTTGTGCTCTGGTGCCACTCGTCGTGTTCATGTTTTGGATCGGCCTGGTGCCGCAGCATTTTCTCCAGCCGATGGCGGGCACGCTCGATCCGGTGGCCCGGCAGATCGCCGTACGCATCGACGCCGAGCATACGCCTGCCGCAGGGCCGCAGTTGGCTGGCCGCATGGAAGTGAAGGGGGTGGCGCGTGTCGACTGAAACGCTGTACTGGTTGCTGCCAGAAATGACGTTGGTCATCGCCGCCACGCTGATTTATATCGGCGGCGTTTTTGTCCCCGGTCGCGGATTGTACACCGCGATCGCCCTGGGGGGGCTGTTGTTGGCGGGCTGGACGATGTACGGCCAGTACGCCGAATTGGTCTCGCCCGACATGAGCACCATCGACGAAGCGCTCGAACCGGCGCTAGTGATACCCATCTCGGATCCGCTGGCCGTCGATATGTTCAGCCAATACGTGCGCTGGCTGGTGTGGGTGGTGGGCTTGGCCTTGATATTGATGGCCGGTCGATTGGCGCCCTCAGTGCAGGCGCCTGAGTATCTAGGCACGCTGCTCTTGGCCATAGTGGGCATGATGCTCGTATCGTCGGCGCGCGAGCTCGTGTTATTGTTTCTGGGGCTGGAATTGATCTCGATTCCCACTTACATACTCTTGTATTTGGGACGCAGGTCGGTCGACTCTCAAGAGGCCTCGGCCAAATATTTCTATCTAAGCATTCTTTCCTCGGCGGTAATGCTGTACGGATTCAGCTTCATCTATGGCGTGGCCGGATCGACGGAACTGTCCCAATTGCACGCCACCTTGGCTAGTCCCGATTTGACGGCGGGCACGCGCTGGCTGGCGCGATTGGCATTGGTACTTGTCTTTGCCGGGCTGGGCTTCAAGGTGACGACCGTGCCGTTTCACTTTTACGCGCCCGACGTCTACCA
This genomic interval carries:
- a CDS encoding proton-conducting transporter membrane subunit, with protein sequence QSDIKRLIAYSSVSHLGFCTLGVFSLNRLGIEGGVLQMINHGLSTGGLFAVVGMMYERYHTREISDYSGLARRTPILAFFMLLFTFSSIGVPGLNGFAGEFLLLSGAFQRGWTEVSGDWWLAGRIMSVLAVSGVILGAWYMLWLVQRVFFGPLKEPSHGGGHHEVHDLNTREICALVPLVVFMFWIGLVPQHFLQPMAGTLDPVARQIAVRIDAEHTPAAGPQLAGRMEVKGVARVD